Proteins encoded in a region of the Zunongwangia endophytica genome:
- a CDS encoding flippase — protein sequence MGSFRSDLIAVSKSRLTVLVCGIATSIITARFLGPEGNGVIAALTVYPDIFMVFGSLGIRQVTTYFVGQKKYSDNEIFSTVSLLWFISSVVSLIVCYFLVNYTIKNEYSNHLLFLAIIPIPFALFNTYSSGIFLGKNQIKEFNAVNWIPNVIKLIVFVLLIIVFPLDVKGALIGLALGYVILTFFVWKKLKPIITGFKFILKSEVLKRMISLGAIYAISLLIINLNYKVDVIILERLSSERQVGLYTKGVSIVQYLWEVPTLLSTIVFARSASSKAPKDFSFKVTKLLRICLVIILFGSIVFYLLSEFIMVALYGKEFLESSTVQKYLLPGIFLLTLFKVLNMDLAGRGKPWLAIFSTLPALVLNIILNYSWAAEFGANGAALASTISYSVSAIIFLIVYSRTVNISIGEILMFKKDDFDFLREVKNKIKK from the coding sequence ATGGGTTCATTTAGGAGTGATTTAATTGCAGTATCAAAAAGTAGACTCACTGTTTTAGTTTGTGGTATTGCAACAAGTATTATAACTGCTAGATTTTTAGGTCCAGAAGGTAATGGAGTAATAGCCGCTTTAACCGTTTATCCTGATATATTTATGGTATTCGGTTCTCTTGGAATTCGTCAGGTAACAACCTATTTTGTAGGTCAAAAAAAATATAGTGATAATGAAATTTTTTCAACGGTTTCATTATTATGGTTTATTAGTAGTGTTGTTAGTCTGATTGTCTGTTATTTTCTAGTTAATTATACTATAAAAAATGAATATAGTAATCATCTTTTGTTTCTGGCTATTATTCCTATCCCTTTCGCTCTTTTCAATACATACTCTTCCGGAATATTTTTAGGTAAAAACCAAATTAAAGAATTTAACGCTGTAAATTGGATACCAAATGTTATAAAGTTAATAGTTTTTGTATTGTTGATAATAGTATTTCCTTTAGATGTTAAAGGAGCTCTTATCGGTTTAGCGCTTGGTTATGTAATTCTAACTTTTTTCGTTTGGAAGAAATTAAAGCCCATTATAACAGGTTTTAAATTTATACTTAAATCAGAGGTGCTGAAACGGATGATTAGTTTAGGTGCTATTTATGCAATATCATTACTTATTATTAATCTGAATTATAAAGTTGATGTCATAATTTTAGAAAGATTATCCTCTGAAAGGCAAGTAGGACTATACACAAAAGGAGTTTCAATTGTGCAATATCTATGGGAAGTACCAACCTTATTGAGTACAATTGTGTTTGCTAGAAGTGCTTCTTCAAAAGCCCCTAAAGACTTTTCTTTTAAAGTTACCAAATTATTACGCATTTGTTTAGTAATAATTCTGTTTGGTTCTATTGTGTTTTATCTACTTTCAGAATTTATTATGGTAGCACTCTATGGTAAAGAATTTTTAGAGAGTTCGACGGTGCAAAAATATTTATTGCCAGGAATTTTTTTATTAACATTATTTAAAGTGTTAAATATGGATTTAGCTGGGAGGGGCAAGCCTTGGTTGGCTATATTTTCAACTTTACCTGCTTTAGTTTTAAACATAATATTAAATTATAGTTGGGCTGCCGAGTTTGGAGCAAATGGTGCTGCATTGGCTTCAACAATTAGTTATTCTGTTAGTGCAATTATTTTTTTGATAGTTTATTCTAGAACAGTAAACATATCTATTGGGGAAATACTTATGTTTAAAAAAGATGATTTTGATTTTTTGAGGGAAGTAAAAAATAAAATAAAAAAATGA
- a CDS encoding serine O-acetyltransferase: protein MSIVASILTKLSHIVFSCSVPYQAEIGKNFKLGHGGLGVVINKKTKIGYSCTISTCVTIGGTNKIDIVPKLGNNIYVGSGARILGPVIIGDNVVIGANSVVVKDIPSNCVVAGVPAKVIKENIKIEDYI from the coding sequence ATGTCTATTGTAGCTAGTATCTTAACGAAATTATCCCATATTGTTTTTTCATGCTCGGTACCCTATCAAGCCGAGATAGGAAAGAATTTTAAACTAGGTCATGGTGGTCTTGGTGTAGTTATAAATAAAAAAACGAAAATAGGATATAGTTGCACTATAAGTACATGTGTAACTATAGGCGGAACTAATAAAATAGATATTGTTCCGAAGCTTGGAAATAATATTTATGTTGGTTCAGGTGCAAGAATATTAGGGCCGGTTATTATAGGAGACAATGTTGTTATAGGGGCAAATAGTGTAGTTGTAAAGGATATTCCATCTAATTGTGTGGTTGCAGGGGTTCCAGCCAAGGTGATAAAAGAAAATATTAAAATAGAGGATTATATCTAA
- a CDS encoding UDP-N-acetylglucosamine 1-carboxyvinyltransferase encodes MNTNTNKNLSALIRGGQKPNGTVKVSGAKNAGTRLLAAATISDEIVQLNNFPTELVDVQYKVDFINKSGGKVVLDNSLDTVRIDPSGYVDSLLDNYEYPIRTTYLLVAGLIKRSGKARIPYPGGCKIGNRGYDLHIMVWKSLGAKVEEKEDYIEVTAPSGFKGGIVNFPISTIGGTENALISASISDNETIIKNAYISPEVESLIAFLKSMGVKIETVGNSYIKVEGAKYLRGSIFNVIPDRIEAITWIIYGIISGGNITVKDVPFEIMDIPLIHLEDAGINIYRNDKNVVVGPDCLVNGEIQPFELACGTHPGIISDMQPFYTLLGLHADGVSRIYDYRYPERLKYCEELNKFYNDAIEWQTGKIKTVGKSKISSATAKSTDLRGSMAVVLAALMADGDSKIENVEMALRGYNNLEKKLEGLGINIEITENFPEKM; translated from the coding sequence ATGAATACAAATACAAATAAGAATCTTTCGGCACTAATACGAGGTGGTCAAAAGCCTAATGGCACTGTTAAAGTTAGTGGAGCTAAAAATGCAGGTACTCGTTTATTAGCAGCAGCTACAATTTCTGATGAAATAGTTCAACTTAATAATTTTCCTACTGAGCTTGTGGATGTACAATACAAGGTAGATTTTATAAATAAGAGCGGTGGAAAAGTTGTTTTGGATAATAGTTTGGATACGGTTAGAATTGATCCATCAGGGTATGTCGATTCTTTGTTGGATAATTATGAGTATCCTATCAGGACTACATATTTATTAGTTGCAGGTCTAATCAAAAGATCAGGTAAAGCTAGAATACCTTATCCTGGTGGCTGCAAAATTGGCAACCGAGGTTATGATCTTCACATAATGGTATGGAAAAGTCTCGGGGCTAAAGTTGAGGAGAAAGAAGATTATATTGAAGTAACCGCCCCATCAGGTTTTAAAGGTGGGATTGTTAATTTTCCAATTTCTACCATTGGAGGAACTGAAAACGCTCTTATTTCAGCTTCAATTTCTGATAATGAGACTATTATTAAAAATGCATATATAAGTCCAGAAGTTGAAAGTCTTATTGCTTTTCTGAAGAGCATGGGAGTTAAAATAGAAACTGTAGGAAATAGTTATATCAAAGTTGAAGGAGCGAAATACTTAAGAGGTTCAATTTTTAATGTCATACCTGATAGAATAGAAGCTATAACCTGGATCATTTATGGCATCATATCAGGAGGTAATATAACAGTTAAAGATGTTCCCTTTGAAATAATGGATATCCCATTGATTCACTTGGAGGATGCTGGAATAAACATTTATAGAAACGATAAGAACGTGGTGGTCGGACCGGATTGCTTGGTAAACGGAGAAATTCAGCCATTTGAATTAGCTTGTGGAACGCATCCAGGTATTATTTCAGATATGCAACCTTTTTACACTTTGTTAGGCTTACATGCTGATGGAGTTAGTAGAATATATGACTATCGATATCCGGAAAGATTAAAATATTGCGAAGAGCTTAATAAATTTTATAATGATGCGATAGAATGGCAGACCGGTAAAATCAAAACAGTTGGGAAATCTAAAATTTCTTCGGCTACAGCTAAATCCACAGATTTAAGAGGAAGTATGGCAGTAGTATTAGCAGCATTAATGGCTGATGGAGATTCTAAAATAGAAAATGTAGAAATGGCTTTGAGAGGATATAATAATCTAGAAAAGAAATTGGAAGGTCTCGGAATTAATATTGAAATAACTGAAAATTTTCCTGAAAAGATGTAA
- a CDS encoding O-antigen ligase family protein — protein sequence MEKSVGNIKIKWSLVIISSISIFLITFPGTKNELSSVYALLKGLIILIPLYFVPLYKFPKPKFFRLGICLALCHIITFTNKFAYMSQQLDMFMLELIIPLGSFFIFSVLRPSQISLFIMYLNIGLILACTPYFFGFLSNDVIDVESYDMKKYGASGILFTGYFKNIHNASITLSVSSIILLYRMKNIEKLWGKIVLGVIILFGLLCVYKTYVRTAWAMLGAAYLFNFLYSKKNYRRILRFISMSSLAVMALLYAFITSEVLQMRLYEKNVYDSSGLSVGSGRLVFWETMLQYLGTLDIVSFLFGTGRYSGMDYMQYAIGKRLFSHNGFLDVLVSSGFIGLFFFIFYIKSLFKYALEVEHYVVLWMLVIACIFQSHQIYWLLIIIAFLFAEIISKRNLHENYKY from the coding sequence TTGGAAAAAAGTGTAGGAAATATTAAGATAAAATGGAGTTTAGTAATTATTTCTTCTATAAGTATTTTTTTAATTACTTTTCCTGGAACCAAAAATGAATTATCGAGTGTTTATGCTCTTCTAAAGGGCCTAATTATTCTAATTCCTTTGTACTTTGTTCCATTGTATAAATTCCCTAAGCCAAAATTTTTTCGTTTGGGAATTTGTTTAGCTTTATGTCACATTATTACATTTACTAATAAGTTTGCTTACATGTCCCAGCAGTTGGATATGTTTATGCTTGAATTGATAATTCCTTTAGGTTCTTTTTTTATTTTTTCTGTTTTGAGACCTAGTCAAATTAGTTTGTTCATAATGTATTTGAATATTGGATTGATACTAGCCTGTACTCCTTACTTTTTTGGATTTTTAAGTAATGATGTTATTGATGTGGAATCTTATGATATGAAAAAATATGGAGCGAGTGGAATTTTATTTACTGGTTATTTTAAAAATATACACAATGCTTCAATAACACTTTCTGTAAGTTCAATTATTTTACTTTATAGGATGAAGAATATAGAAAAGTTGTGGGGGAAAATAGTTCTTGGTGTAATAATTTTGTTTGGGTTATTATGCGTATATAAAACTTATGTAAGAACTGCATGGGCTATGTTAGGAGCTGCATATCTCTTTAACTTTTTATATAGCAAAAAAAATTATAGACGGATATTACGCTTTATTTCTATGTCAAGTTTGGCGGTTATGGCTTTGTTGTATGCATTTATTACTTCAGAAGTTTTGCAGATGAGGTTATATGAGAAGAACGTATATGATAGTTCGGGGTTGTCGGTAGGATCTGGACGCTTAGTTTTTTGGGAAACCATGCTACAATATCTGGGAACTCTAGATATAGTTAGTTTTCTTTTTGGTACTGGGCGATATAGTGGTATGGATTATATGCAATATGCTATAGGTAAGCGACTTTTTTCGCATAATGGTTTTTTGGATGTTTTAGTTTCTTCAGGTTTTATTGGTTTATTTTTTTTTATTTTTTATATAAAATCTCTTTTTAAGTACGCCTTAGAAGTAGAGCATTACGTTGTTCTTTGGATGTTAGTTATTGCTTGTATATTTCAATCTCACCAAATTTATTGGCTACTTATAATAATAGCTTTTCTATTTGCTGAAATAATATCCAAAAGAAATTTACATGAAAATTATAAATATTAA
- the murB gene encoding UDP-N-acetylmuramate dehydrogenase, giving the protein MRDFVNFDLTNYNSYRLKAVCERAFFPDSHEDIRTLFSNKSKKKILIGSGHNIILSKKKYREDFVVFSGNYDKIELIGEDQLICQAGANMKQLTAFALEHSLSGLEVFYDIPSSLGGAVVMNAGASGEDMNGLIVKVWYYNPDTDEIECKDKSEIGFEYRNSFFQRNPHMIVCKALLKLVKNDKLAIEKKMLEIEKKRWAKQPRDFPNSGSVFKRPPNKFVGPMIEELGLKGYRIGGAMVSNKHAGFIVNYDNATGEDIINLIKYVQNQVLTKFEVNLEIEQRII; this is encoded by the coding sequence ATGAGAGATTTTGTCAATTTTGATTTAACCAATTATAATTCATATAGACTTAAAGCAGTTTGTGAAAGAGCTTTTTTTCCGGATAGCCATGAGGATATTCGGACTTTATTCTCAAACAAATCCAAAAAAAAAATTTTAATAGGAAGCGGGCACAATATTATTTTATCAAAAAAAAAATATAGAGAAGATTTCGTTGTATTTTCAGGTAATTATGATAAAATAGAGTTAATTGGGGAAGATCAGTTAATTTGTCAAGCTGGGGCTAATATGAAACAATTAACAGCATTTGCGTTGGAACATTCTTTATCTGGGTTGGAAGTGTTTTATGATATTCCTAGTTCTTTGGGGGGTGCTGTAGTTATGAATGCAGGAGCAAGTGGTGAGGATATGAATGGATTAATTGTGAAAGTATGGTATTATAATCCAGATACAGATGAAATTGAATGTAAGGATAAGTCGGAAATTGGTTTTGAATATAGGAATAGTTTCTTTCAAAGGAATCCACATATGATTGTATGTAAAGCATTGTTGAAATTAGTGAAGAATGACAAATTAGCGATTGAAAAAAAGATGCTAGAAATAGAGAAAAAGAGATGGGCTAAGCAACCGCGAGATTTCCCAAATTCTGGCAGTGTGTTTAAAAGACCACCCAATAAGTTTGTTGGTCCAATGATTGAGGAATTAGGACTGAAAGGTTATAGAATAGGAGGAGCCATGGTATCGAATAAACATGCTGGTTTTATCGTTAACTATGATAACGCTACTGGGGAAGATATTATTAATCTTATAAAGTATGTTCAAAATCAGGTGTTAACAAAGTTTGAAGTTAACCTTGAAATAGAACAAAGAATCATTTAA
- a CDS encoding glycosyltransferase family 4 protein, translating to MRILINVPKLSNPGGVSVLYNVLKIQDRYDNVKLFQIHSKLPSFLGFIKKYIEFFSLVKLFDIIQLNPSLNKKSFFRDSIYAYIAKLAKKKLVVYWHGWENDYEEAIFKSKFLKWIFKKTFAKADLSIVLGQVFSDKLKNLGFQNRIIIETNAVESRFLSFPLKKRVINQDDEIKLLFIARLQKEKGVYEAIETLKLLNKEQKNKYKLIIAGSGNEEEKIAALANNDDSIDFLGYIRDEDKHKALLNSDILFFPTYYPEGLPLTILEGIMYGLPVISRPVGGISDIIIHERNGFIIESKDAKDFANVIKRLSSDNNLYSKISENNIEKSSMFMPSSVCERLMGYYNSIV from the coding sequence ATGAGAATACTTATAAATGTTCCAAAATTATCGAATCCCGGAGGTGTGTCAGTCTTATATAATGTTTTGAAAATTCAAGATAGATATGATAATGTTAAACTTTTTCAAATACATAGTAAATTACCTTCTTTTTTAGGTTTTATAAAAAAGTATATAGAGTTTTTTAGCTTAGTTAAGCTTTTTGATATCATTCAGTTAAATCCATCTTTGAATAAAAAATCCTTTTTCAGAGATTCTATTTATGCTTACATAGCTAAACTTGCTAAGAAAAAACTAGTAGTTTATTGGCACGGCTGGGAAAATGATTATGAAGAGGCAATATTTAAGTCTAAATTTTTGAAATGGATTTTTAAAAAGACATTTGCGAAAGCAGATCTATCTATTGTTTTAGGTCAGGTTTTTTCTGATAAACTAAAAAATTTAGGTTTTCAGAACAGAATTATTATAGAGACCAATGCCGTTGAATCTAGATTTCTATCATTTCCATTAAAAAAAAGAGTCATCAATCAGGATGATGAAATAAAGTTACTGTTTATAGCTAGATTACAAAAAGAAAAGGGGGTTTATGAAGCAATTGAAACGTTAAAATTGTTGAATAAAGAACAGAAGAATAAATATAAGTTAATTATTGCTGGCTCAGGTAATGAAGAAGAGAAAATAGCTGCTTTGGCAAATAATGATGACTCTATTGACTTTCTTGGTTATATTAGGGATGAAGATAAACATAAGGCATTATTAAACTCAGATATTTTATTTTTTCCTACTTACTATCCAGAAGGTCTGCCATTAACGATTTTAGAAGGAATTATGTATGGATTGCCAGTTATTTCTAGGCCTGTAGGAGGAATTTCTGATATAATAATTCATGAAAGAAATGGATTCATTATAGAAAGTAAAGATGCTAAGGACTTTGCAAATGTGATAAAAAGGTTGTCTTCTGATAATAATTTGTATTCTAAAATTTCAGAGAATAATATAGAAAAGAGTTCTATGTTTATGCCTAGTTCTGTATGCGAAAGATTGATGGGATATTATAATTCAATAGTATAA